The nucleotide sequence GGATCAGCCCCAGCCGGCAAAAGGCCTCGATGAAGCTGGCCGATTCCTTGGCGATGACGATATCGCCCGCCAGCGCGAGATTGGCGCCCGCGCCGGCCGCCACGCCGTTCACCCCGACCACCACCGGCAGCGGCATGGCATGCAGTCGCCGCACCAGGGGCGCGTAATAGGTCTCCACGGTTTCACCGAGGTCCACCGGCGCCGCGCCCGGCGCCGTGCGGCGCTCGCTCAGGTCCTGCCCGGCGCAGAAGCCGCGTCCCGCACCCGTGATCAGCAGCACCCGCGCGGGCGCTTGCTCCACGCGATCCAGGGCGTGCGCGACCTCTCCGTGCATGCGCGCGGTAAAGCTGTTGAGTTTGTCCGGGCGGTTCAGGGTCAGGCGGGCAATGCCGTCTTCCAGCGAAAATCGGATGTCTTCGTACGATGTCGTCATGATGCGGGCGTTCCTGGTCTGGTCGCGTAACGGGGATTGCGGCATGGTCGCGCCGGCGCGTGCGAGGCCGGCATGGCGCAAGCGTACCGCGCGATGCCGGCCCCATCCATCAAACGTGCCAGCGGGCCTGCACGACGCGGAACCGGTTGGCCACGTAGGCGCTGTCGCACAGCGAGGCATTGGCCGCCGGGTTGGCGCCCGTGCCATGGAAATCGCTGAAGGCGGCCGACTGGTTGACGAACACGCCGCCCGTCAGATTGAGCGACAGCGCGACCCCGCCCTCTTCCGCGGCATCGCGCAGGGCGTGGGCGATCTCCGGGTCGGTGGTGTAGGCCGACATCGTCAACGCCCCGTGGTCCCGCGCGCTATCGCGGGCCAGCGCGATGGCCTGGGCCGTGTCCGCCGTTTCCACGACGAAGGCGATGGGACCGAACCACTCGCGCCGGATGGCGGGGTGGCGGGCGTCGGCCCGCAGCAGCAGCGGCGTCCGGATGCGCGCGCCCTGGAACTGCGGATGAGCGATGGCGCGGCTTTGCGCCAGCACGGGCAGGCCCAGGTCGCGCGCCTCGTCCAGCCGGGCCAGGGTGGCGTCGGCCTGGATGCCGCCCAGCAGATCGCCGGCCTTGGCTTCATCGGCGGTCAGCGCCTGCAGCGCCGACGCGATCGCGCCGGCTACTTCATCGAAACCGGCCCGGCCTTGCGCGGTGCGCACGCCGTCGCGCGGCACGAGGATGTTCTGCGGCGCCGTGCACATCTGCCCGCTGTAGAGCGTCAATGAAAACGCCACGTTGCGCGCGGCCGCCTGCAGGTCGTCCACCGAGTCCAGGATGACCGTGTTGATGCCCGATTTTTCGGTGTATACCTGCGCCTGCCGGGCATGCTGCTCCAGCCATTCGCCATTGGCCTTGCTGCCGGTGAAGTCGACGATCGCCACGCCCGGATGCGTGGCCAGGACCTGGGCCGTATCGTCGCCCGCCGCATGCGGGGCAAGCAGCACGACATCCGGATCGTGGCCGGCCTCGGCCAATACTTCGCGGGCGATGCGCACGGTGATGGCCAGGGGCAAGATGGCGGTGGGATGCGGCTTGACGATCACGGTGTTGCCGGTCGCCAGGCTGGCGAACAGCCCGGGATAGCCGTTCCAGGTCGGAAAGGTGGAGCAGCCGATGACCAGCGCCACGCCGCGCGGCACGACGGTGTAGTGCTTTTCCATCCGTACCGGATCCTGCTTGCCCTGCGGTTTTTCCCAGAGGACTTTTTCCGGGATGCGCGAGAGCTCCTGCCACGCGTAGGCCACGGCCTCCAGGCCGCGGTCCTGCGCATGCGGGCCGCCGGCCTGGAAGGCCATCAGGAAACCCTGCCCCGTGGTGTGCTGCACGGCGTGGGCGATCTCGAAGCTGGCGCGGTTCAGGCGCTGCAGGATTTCCAGCGACACGCCGACCCAGGCGCGGGGACCCGCGCGCCGCCACCTGGCCAGGGCGCGCGTGGACGCGGCCACCGAGTCCTGCGGCGACAGGCGGGGATAGCTGATGTGCAGATCGAAGCCGAACGGGGACCGTTCGCCCCCGGCCAGCGGTTCCGCGCCGTCCACCTGCAAGGGAAAGGTGCCGCCGCGCAGGGCTTCGAAGGCCTGGCGTCCCGCCTCGCCCGCCGTTTCACCGTAATTGCGCGGGCTGGGCGATTCCGGATAGGCGCTCCAGAATTCCCGCGTCGCGATGGCGCGCACGGCGCGGTCCAGCAGGTCGCGGTGGCGGTCGAAATAATCTGCGGTCACGTTAGTCTCCTCGGTGAACAACCCTGGCGGGTAGAGCGGCGGGCGCGGGCCGCGGACGGGGCCCGGCCGGTCCGCTCAGGTTTCCTGATCGAAATCCAGCACCAGCGTGTCGCTGACGGGATAGCTCTGGCAACTCAGTACAAAGCCCCGGGCCACTTCGTAGTCTTCCAGGGCGAAATTCGCATCCATATCCACTTCCCCTTCCATCACCTTGCAGCGGCAGGTGGAACAGACCCCGCCCTTGCAGGAGTAGGGCAGCTCTATGCCCTGGGCCAGCGCGGAATCCAGCACGCTGTCGCGGTTCTTGGCGATGGTGAAGCTGCGGCGGTGCCCGTCCTGCACGACGGTCACGCGGCATAGTGCCTGGCCCGGCGCCGCGCTTCCCGCGCGCGGGCGCCGCGGCCCACGCGGCGCGCCGAACAATTCGAACTTGATGCGGTCACGGGCGACGCCCAGGCGTTCCAGGGTGGGGACCACGTCTTCTATCATGGCCTGCGGCCCGCACAGGAAGACATAGTCGATATCCCGCACGCGCAGCCATCGCGTCAGCAGGCTGGCCACCTTGTCGCCATCCAGGCGACCGTTGAAGAGCTCCACGTCCTGGGTCTCGCGGCTCATGACATGGCACAGCGAAAAGCGCGCCATGTAGCGATTCTTGAGATCCTCCAGCGCCTCGCGGAACAGCACCGACGACGACGCCCGGTTGCCGTAGAACAGCGTGAAGCGGCTGTCGGGCTCGGTGGCCAGCGCGGTCTTGATCAGGGAGTACACCGGCGTGATGCCGCTGCCCACGGCGAAGGCGACGTAGTGGCGCGCCTGGCCCGGCGCGAACGCCACGGTGAACTCGCCATCCGGCGGCATCACGTCCAGCACGGCGCCCGGACGCAGCTCGCGATTGGCCCAGCTCGAGAACGCGCCGTCGTCCACCCGCTTGATCGCCACCCGCAGGGCGCCATCGCCCGGCGACGAGCAGATCGAATACGAGCGCCGCAGTTCCTCGCCGGCCACCCGCGTGCGCAAAGTCAGGTACTGGCCCGGCCGGAACGCGAAATCCCCCGCCAGCGCGGGCGGCAGCTCGAAGGTCAGCACGACGGCATCGCGGGTGTCGCGCGCCACGTCGACGACCTTCAGGGGGTGGAACGAAGCAGCCATGGCGATGCGGCCCTCAATGGGATTTGAAGTAATCGAAAGGCTCGCGGCAATCGTTGCAGCGGTAGAGCGCGCGGCAGGACGTGGCGCCGAAGGCGCTGAGCATGCGGGTATCGGCCGAGCCGCAATGCGGGCAGGCCACTGCCGGCGCGTGGGCGCGCCGCGCGATGCCGCTGACGTCGATGGCGCGTTCGGCCGGCGGGGCGATGCCCTCGGCCAGCAAGGCGCGCCGCCCCCGCTCGGTCAGCCAGTCGGTCGTCCATGCGGGCGCCAGCCGCGTGCGCACCGCGACGGCCGCGATGCCGTGGCCGCGCAGCACCCATTCGATGTCCTGGGTGATTTCGCGCATGGCGGGGCAGCCGGAATAGGTCGGCGTGATGGTGACCACGCACACCGGTTCCGCGGGCGGCCCTTCCCAGCCGATCTCGCGCACGATGCCCAGGTCGATGACGGAGAGCGCGGGCATCTCCGGGTCCCGCACGGCTTCCAGCCAGGCCGCGATGTGTTCGGGCGCGGCCGGCACAGGCGCGGCGGGCTCAGGCGTAGCGGACCGAGGTGCGGCCGACTGCGCCGCGGCCGCTGCCGGCGTGGCGCGGGAAAGCAGCGGGTTCACCATGCCGCCCCCGGATAGGCGCGCTGCAGGAACTGCATCTCCGCCAGCAGCGGGCCCAGCGCTTCGGTATGCCGTCCCTGTCGTCCGCCGCGATACGCGGCGTGGCCGGCCAGTGCTTCATCCGGCATGGCCAGCGTGGCTTCGTCCAGCACCGCACGAACCTGGGCCATCCACGGCTCGCGCAACTCGGCCAGCATACAGGCGATCCCACGCCGCGCCGCTTCCCTGTCGGCTTCGTCATCGGTGAAGAGCTCGCCTGTATACGGCCAGAGCGCGTCCACCGCGGCCTGCATGCGCGCATGGCTTTCCTCGGTGCCGTCGCCCAGCCTGACCACGAGATCCGCCGACCGGCGCGCATGGTATGCGGCTTCCTTGACCGCCTTGCCGGCGATGGCCGCGACCCGCGGCTCCGACGAAGCCTGCAAACGATCCAGCAGGAAGTAATGCCAGGCGTCGAAGAAGAACTGCCGCACCATGGTGTCCGCGTAGCTGCCGTTGGGCCGCTCCACCAGCAGCGCGTTGCGGAATTCGTGCGCATCGCGCAGATAGGCCAGGCTGTCCTCGTCGCGGCCGGCGCCCTCGGCCTCGGCCGCGAGGCTCAGCCATAGGCGCGCCTGGCCCAGCAGGTCCAGCGCCGTGTTGGTCAGCGCCAGGTCCTCTTCCAGGATGGGGCCGTGGCCGCACCAGGCGGACAGTTGCTGCGACAGGATCAGCGTGGTGTCGCCCATGCGCAGCGCGAAATCGAACAGGCAGCGGTCCATGGCGGCGTCCTACATGTGCTTGATTTCGTCGGGCATGGGAAAGAAGGTCGGATGCCGGTACACCTTGCCGCGTGCCGGATCGAACAAGGCGTCCTTGTCGGCCGGATCGCTGGCGACGATATCCGCCGCGCGGACGACCCAGATGCTCAGGCCTTCGTTGCGGCGCGTGTAGACGTCGCGCGCATTCATCAGCGCCATCTCGGCATCCGGCGCATGCAGGCTGCCGACGTGCTTGTGGGCCAGGCCGTGCTGGCCGCGGATGAAGACCTCCCAAAGAGGCCACTGCTTGTCGTCCATGTGTGTCTCCCCCGGCTTGCCGCATCGTGCGGCGCCGGATCAGGCGGCCTTGCGCAGGCGTCGTTTTTCGGCATGGGCCGCCATGGCGTCGCGCACCCATGCGCCTTCTTCATGGGCGCGCACGCGCGCCTGCAGCCGGTCGCGGTTGCAGGGGCCATGGCCGTCCAGGACGGCGCGGAATTCCGCCCAGTCGATTGCGCCGAAGTCGTAATGGCCGCGCCGGGCGTTCCAGCGCAGGTCCGGATCGGGCACCCGCAAGCCCAGGTATTCGGCCTGCGGCACCGTCTGGTCCACCATCTTCTGGCGCAGTTCGTCGTTGGAAAACAGCTTGATGCGCCAGCGCATGGACCGCGCGCTATTGGGCGATTCCGCGTCCGGCGGCCCGAACATCATCAGGGCGGGCCACCACCAGCGGTCCAGCGCGTCCTGGCACATGGCCTTCTGTTCCGGCGTGCCGTGGCGGCACATCTGGATCAGCAGGTCGTAGCCCTGCCGCTGGTGGAAGGATTCTTCCTTGCAGATGCGCACCATGGCGCGGGCATACGGGCCATAGGAGCACCGGCACAGCGGAATCTGGTTGATGATGGCCGAGCCGTCCACCAGCCAGCCGATCATCCCGATGTCGGCCCAGGTCAGCGTGGGGTAGTTGAAGATGGTGGAGTATTTGGCCTTGCCGCTGTGCAGGTCGTCGACCATCTGGTCGCGCGACGCGCCCAGGGTTTCCGCGGCGCTGTACAGATACAGGCCGTGCCCGCATTCGTCCTGGACTTTGGCCAGAAGGATGGCCTTGCGCTTGAGCGTGGGCGCGCGGCTTATCCAATTGCCCTCGGGCAGCATGCCGACGATTTCGGAGTGGGCGTGCTGCGAGATCTGCCGGATCAGCGTCCTGCGGTAGGCGTCCGGCATGGCGTCGCGCGGCTCGATGCGCACGCCGGCGTCCACGCGGCGCTGGAAATCCTGCTCCGCCGGATCCACGGCATCCAGGCCGCCGGGCCGCGGCGTTTGCATGGGCCCGGTGTGCGCCCGGGTTTGCGGTGCATGCGCATCCATCATGGTTGTCTCCTGCACACCGCCGCCAGCGGCATGACGATGCGAGGATTATTTAATACAGAATTTCGTCTGTCAAACGTATTTCTGTATCACATTCCATTTATGTATCATGTCTCGATCCTTCCACCGCGCCCTCGTTCCCGCCCCATGGCCCTTGCCGCGTCCGCCTTGGACCGCCTTACCGCCCGCCTGATCAAGGCCGATCCGCCGCGCGCCAAATCGCTGTGCGTCAGCCTGTTGGGCGATGCCATGGAACCCCATGGCGGCGCCATCTGGCTGGGCGATCTCATCGCCCTGCTGCGACCGCTGGGCATCAACGAACGCCTGCTGCGCACCAGCGTGTTCCGCCTGGTGGCCGAAGGCTGGCTGCACGCCGAACGCCATGGCCGGCGCAGCCTGTACCGGCTGTCGCCGCAAGGCGCGCGCAATACCGCGCACGCGGCCCAGCGCATCTACGGGGCGACGGACGCCGCCTGGAATGGCGCATGGACCCTGGTCGTCATTCCGCGCACGACAGGCAATGGGCTGGCC is from Bordetella bronchialis and encodes:
- the paaA gene encoding 1,2-phenylacetyl-CoA epoxidase subunit PaaA gives rise to the protein MQTPRPGGLDAVDPAEQDFQRRVDAGVRIEPRDAMPDAYRRTLIRQISQHAHSEIVGMLPEGNWISRAPTLKRKAILLAKVQDECGHGLYLYSAAETLGASRDQMVDDLHSGKAKYSTIFNYPTLTWADIGMIGWLVDGSAIINQIPLCRCSYGPYARAMVRICKEESFHQRQGYDLLIQMCRHGTPEQKAMCQDALDRWWWPALMMFGPPDAESPNSARSMRWRIKLFSNDELRQKMVDQTVPQAEYLGLRVPDPDLRWNARRGHYDFGAIDWAEFRAVLDGHGPCNRDRLQARVRAHEEGAWVRDAMAAHAEKRRLRKAA
- the paaG gene encoding 2-(1,2-epoxy-1,2-dihydrophenyl)acetyl-CoA isomerase PaaG, whose product is MTTSYEDIRFSLEDGIARLTLNRPDKLNSFTARMHGEVAHALDRVEQAPARVLLITGAGRGFCAGQDLSERRTAPGAAPVDLGETVETYYAPLVRRLHAMPLPVVVGVNGVAAGAGANLALAGDIVIAKESASFIEAFCRLGLIPDTGGTYVLPRLVGRARAMGMALLGDRIGARQAEQWGLIWQCVADDAFEETLERLCRHFAAAPTKGLAYTKRALHASLDHTLDRQLALEVDMMRELGRSEDYAEGVAAFLEKREPRFKGR
- the paaN gene encoding phenylacetic acid degradation protein PaaN, whose amino-acid sequence is MTADYFDRHRDLLDRAVRAIATREFWSAYPESPSPRNYGETAGEAGRQAFEALRGGTFPLQVDGAEPLAGGERSPFGFDLHISYPRLSPQDSVAASTRALARWRRAGPRAWVGVSLEILQRLNRASFEIAHAVQHTTGQGFLMAFQAGGPHAQDRGLEAVAYAWQELSRIPEKVLWEKPQGKQDPVRMEKHYTVVPRGVALVIGCSTFPTWNGYPGLFASLATGNTVIVKPHPTAILPLAITVRIAREVLAEAGHDPDVVLLAPHAAGDDTAQVLATHPGVAIVDFTGSKANGEWLEQHARQAQVYTEKSGINTVILDSVDDLQAAARNVAFSLTLYSGQMCTAPQNILVPRDGVRTAQGRAGFDEVAGAIASALQALTADEAKAGDLLGGIQADATLARLDEARDLGLPVLAQSRAIAHPQFQGARIRTPLLLRADARHPAIRREWFGPIAFVVETADTAQAIALARDSARDHGALTMSAYTTDPEIAHALRDAAEEGGVALSLNLTGGVFVNQSAAFSDFHGTGANPAANASLCDSAYVANRFRVVQARWHV
- the paaE gene encoding 1,2-phenylacetyl-CoA epoxidase subunit PaaE, whose translation is MAASFHPLKVVDVARDTRDAVVLTFELPPALAGDFAFRPGQYLTLRTRVAGEELRRSYSICSSPGDGALRVAIKRVDDGAFSSWANRELRPGAVLDVMPPDGEFTVAFAPGQARHYVAFAVGSGITPVYSLIKTALATEPDSRFTLFYGNRASSSVLFREALEDLKNRYMARFSLCHVMSRETQDVELFNGRLDGDKVASLLTRWLRVRDIDYVFLCGPQAMIEDVVPTLERLGVARDRIKFELFGAPRGPRRPRAGSAAPGQALCRVTVVQDGHRRSFTIAKNRDSVLDSALAQGIELPYSCKGGVCSTCRCKVMEGEVDMDANFALEDYEVARGFVLSCQSYPVSDTLVLDFDQET
- the paaB gene encoding 1,2-phenylacetyl-CoA epoxidase subunit PaaB produces the protein MDDKQWPLWEVFIRGQHGLAHKHVGSLHAPDAEMALMNARDVYTRRNEGLSIWVVRAADIVASDPADKDALFDPARGKVYRHPTFFPMPDEIKHM
- the paaC gene encoding 1,2-phenylacetyl-CoA epoxidase subunit PaaC, whose amino-acid sequence is MDRCLFDFALRMGDTTLILSQQLSAWCGHGPILEEDLALTNTALDLLGQARLWLSLAAEAEGAGRDEDSLAYLRDAHEFRNALLVERPNGSYADTMVRQFFFDAWHYFLLDRLQASSEPRVAAIAGKAVKEAAYHARRSADLVVRLGDGTEESHARMQAAVDALWPYTGELFTDDEADREAARRGIACMLAELREPWMAQVRAVLDEATLAMPDEALAGHAAYRGGRQGRHTEALGPLLAEMQFLQRAYPGAAW